The Georgenia sp. TF02-10 genome segment CGGGGTGCTCCTCGTTGCAGGGCCACTGGATGCCGCTGCCGCCGCGGAGCTTGTCGTAGCTGATCCCGGTGTAGTCGCACGGCCGCCCCCGGGTGCACTCCTTCCACGCCTCGAACGCCTCCTCCGGGGTCGCCCACTTCACCAGCGGTGCGCCGTCCTTGTCCTCCAGCCCGAGCCGGTGGGCGTAGTCGATGAGGATGTCGAGGTCCGGGCGGGCCTCCCCCGGCGGGTCGACCGCCTTCTCCGACAGGTGGACCGTGCGGTCGACGTTGGTGAACGTGCCGGTCTTCTCGCCCCACGTCGCCGCCGGGAGCACGACGTCGGCCAGCTGTGCGGTCTCGGTGAGGAACAGGTCCTGGACCACCAGGAACAACCGCTCCTGGGACAGGAGGGCGCGCATCCGTCGCAGCTCCGGCATGGAGACCGCGGGATTCGTCGCGGTCACGTAGAGGAACCGGATCGAGCCGTCCTCGACGTACCGCATGATCTGCATGGCGTGCGTGGGTGCGGTGTAGTGCGGGATCTGCATCGGGTCGATGTTCCACACCCGGGCGAGGTCCTTGATGTGGGCATCGTTGGACCAGTTGCGGAACGCCGGCAGGTCGCCGTCGGCGCCGCACTCGCGGGTGTTCTGCGCGGTGGGCTGGCCGTTCATCTGCAGGATCCCGCAGCCGGGCTTGCCCAGCATGCCGCGCACGATGTGGATGTTGTTGACCTGCACCGCCGCTGCCGTGGCCTGGTGGGACTGGTAGAAGCCCTGCAGCACCGTCGACATCAGGCGTTCGGCCGTCCCGATCAGGCGTGCCGCCTCCCGCAGGTCCGCGGCGGACACTCCGCAGACCTCCGCCGCGCGCTCGACGGTGTACTCCGTCAGCATCTTCTCGAGCTCGGCGAACCCCACGGCATGCGCCTCGACGTAGTCGTGGTCGACCCAGTCGCGCTCGAGCAGCTCGTGCAGGATCGCGTTCATGAGCATCACGTTGGTGCCGGGCCGAGGCGCCAGGTGCACGGTGGCGTGGTCGGCCACCGGGGTCTGCCGGGGGTCGACGCAGATGATCGCCGGCGGGTCGGGTCCGGCGAGCCGGTCCAGGACCCGGGACCACAGCACCGTCTGGGTCTCGGCCATGTTGTGGCCGTAGAGGCAGATGACCTCGGCGTGGTCGATGTCGGTGTAGGAGCCGGGCTGCCCGTCGCTGCCGAACGACTCCTTGAGCGCCGCTGCGGCGGTGGCGGTGCACAGCCGGGTGTTGCCGTCGACGTGGTTGGTGCCGATCCCGCCGTGGGCGATCAGGCCGAGGGTGTAGTACTCCTCCAGGAACAGCTGTCCGGTGGTGTAGAAGCCGATCGAGGACGGCCCCCGCTCCTCCAGCAGCTCCTTGGTGCGGGAGGCGACGGCGTCCATGGCGGTCTCCCAGTCGGTCTCGACCAGCGCCCCGTCGCGCCGGATCAGCGGCCGCGTCAACCGGTCCTCAGAGCTGTTGGCCTGCCAGCCGTAGAGGTCCTTCGGCCCGAGCCGCCCGTGGTTCACCCTGTCCACCGCGCGGCCGCGGACACCGACGATCCGGCCGTCCTTCACCGCGATGTCCATCGCGTCGCCGGTGGAGTGCAGGATCGAGGCCGACTGCACCCAGCGGTCGACGTCGGCGGGCAAGAGCCCTTCCGCGAGATGGCTGTCGACTCGCGCCGGCCACGTCTCCCCTGGCCCGTACGGGGTCCGGGTGCCCCACGGCTCGGCGATCCGGTCGACCTGTTGCGCCATCGTCCTCACCCTCGCTCGTCGTAGCAGGTCGGAGTACCCGCCCGACGTACATCCATGCGGTCGCGCAAACAAGTCCGCGGCGACGGGTCCACGCCCAGCGTCACAGGGTGGCGCTCAGGGAACGGCACGCCTCCTCGCACCGGCGGCATGCCTCG includes the following:
- a CDS encoding molybdopterin oxidoreductase family protein, whose amino-acid sequence is MAQQVDRIAEPWGTRTPYGPGETWPARVDSHLAEGLLPADVDRWVQSASILHSTGDAMDIAVKDGRIVGVRGRAVDRVNHGRLGPKDLYGWQANSSEDRLTRPLIRRDGALVETDWETAMDAVASRTKELLEERGPSSIGFYTTGQLFLEEYYTLGLIAHGGIGTNHVDGNTRLCTATAAAALKESFGSDGQPGSYTDIDHAEVICLYGHNMAETQTVLWSRVLDRLAGPDPPAIICVDPRQTPVADHATVHLAPRPGTNVMLMNAILHELLERDWVDHDYVEAHAVGFAELEKMLTEYTVERAAEVCGVSAADLREAARLIGTAERLMSTVLQGFYQSHQATAAAVQVNNIHIVRGMLGKPGCGILQMNGQPTAQNTRECGADGDLPAFRNWSNDAHIKDLARVWNIDPMQIPHYTAPTHAMQIMRYVEDGSIRFLYVTATNPAVSMPELRRMRALLSQERLFLVVQDLFLTETAQLADVVLPAATWGEKTGTFTNVDRTVHLSEKAVDPPGEARPDLDILIDYAHRLGLEDKDGAPLVKWATPEEAFEAWKECTRGRPCDYTGISYDKLRGGSGIQWPCNEEHPDGAERIYVDGEFWAHPDYCESYGRDLVTGAPVEPTEYKALNPQGKAVIKAGEYLPPHELPSEDHPFQLVTGRTLYHFHTRTKTGRAPQLQAAAPEVWVEASVDDAQEQGWEEGDLLHVTTPRGEVTARLRISGIRRGVLFLPFHYGYWDTAAGHEPDGQGRAANELTLTDWDPASKQPIFKTAAANATRVATSDGTPAPAPTTTGSRPASTSGPPTRGDATALVSEQVQPAGETR